Part of the Pelmatolapia mariae isolate MD_Pm_ZW linkage group LG3_W, Pm_UMD_F_2, whole genome shotgun sequence genome is shown below.
TCTATTATAATAACTATACACATGGCAGTGCTGCTGAACTGGATGAAGTCAACAATACCTTGGGTAATAAGTTTACTGGGAAATGATGTAGATTTTGTACAGGCCAAATCTTGCTTGGCCAAAACTGATGAAGCATCAAAATACTAGTCATAAAGCATTAGTGTCACAATAAGGAATGGAACAACTAACAATCGACCATGTAAAAATGTACTGATGGTTAGTAATATTGTTCTATACACAATCCCAGGTTATCGTAATCAGCATAGTAGTGTTAATAGTAAAgtctgatttcatttttaatgcaatgaAAAACAGAGATGCAAGTGGCATTAATGAAACAAGAGAGCATCGTTATCATACGTGATGTGCGCTGTTAAAATACGTTACTGCACATTTCACTGGATTTGTCTCTGAACAGGACTAACTCACAGATCCCAGCTCATTACATAAGATATGTTGGGCAAACTTTGAGTACAACATTGAAAATGTACCTTGAGCTGCAGTCTCGGAGAAGTGAGGCAAATCAGAAGTCACAGAAGTTAATATTTCTTCATTGTCATTGATAGATTTTTctagcaaaaaaaataataaaaattttatttattttttatatatatatatatatatatattttacatacagTGAGGAAAGTAAGTATTTGAACACCCTGCTATTTTGCGAGTTCTCCCACTTACAAATCATGGAGGGGTCTGAAATTTTCATCATAGGTACATGTCCACTGTGAGAGACGTAATCTAAAAGAAAATTCCAGAAATCACATTGTATGATTTTATAAcaagttttttgtatatttctttgtaaaataagtatttgaacaCTTGAGTCAAACTATATTAATATTGCCTTTGTTAACAATTACAGCGGCCAAACAGTTCCTGTAGTTCttcaccaggtttgcacacattgAAGAAGGTCTTTTGACCCACTCCTCCACACAGATCTTCTGTAGATCTGTCATGTTTTGGGCCAACACAGACTTTTAACTCcatccacagattttctattgGACAGAGGTCTGGAGACTAGTGAGGCCACTCCAGAACCTTGAAATGCctcttacggagccactccttggttttcctggCTGAGTGCTTCAGGTctttgtcttgttgaaagaccCAGCCAGAACCCATCTTCAATGCTCTGACTGAGGGAAGGACGTTTTGGCCCAAAATCTCACAATCCATGTCCCCGTTTATCTTCTCCTTAATACAGTGCAGTGGTCCTGTCCCctgtgcagaaaaacagcccagagcatgatgtttccaccctcATGCTTCACTGTAGGATGGTATTATCGGGATGAGACTcatccttcttcttcctccaaaCCCCAACAATGGAGTTTAGaccaaaaagttttattttggtctcatctgaccacagGACTTTCTCCCATGACTCTGGATCATCCAGATGGTccctggcaaacttcagacgggcctggacatgggTTGGCTTAAGAAGGGGAACCTTCAGTGTGATGAATGATTTTAAACCATGACGTCTCAGTGTATTACTGATAGTAGCCTTGCCAACGGTGGTCCCAGCTCTCTTCAGGTCATTGACCAGCTCGTCCCGTGTAGTTCTGGGCTGATTCTTCACCTTTCTTAGCATCACTGACACCCCACGAGCTGAGATCTTACGTGGGGCTCCAGTCCGAGGAAGACATTAGCCTCTTCCATTCAGGGGCGCCTGCAGGAGTCTTGCAGAGGGTACGCACAGTCACCTGCACACGCTCCATCGCGCACACGCACATGCGTGCACGCGCACTGTGAAGGTCTAAAGTTTTGTCTCTTGTGTCGTTGGACAGCTCTTTGGTTTTACTCATGTTGCTGCAACACTTTTGACAGATTGTGGGGTGCGCATGTGTCTTTATGAAAGCTAACGGCATCAAACAGGTGCTGCTAAATTAGAATCATGAGCAGAGTGTAGTTGGACTGTTTAAAAGCAGAATAACAGGTCTTTGAGGGTCAGAAATCTGCATGATAAGCAAGtgttcaaatacttattttaagcagtaatatacaaaaatattttaataaaatcataCATTGTGATTTCCGGAATTTTCTTTtagattctgtctctcacagtggaCATGTACCAATGCTGAAAATTTCAGATCCCTCCATGATTTCTAAGTGGGAGAACTTGCAAAATAGCAAATACTTACTTTCCTCACTGTAAATGGTATTAACTACACAGCAAAGTACAAACAGAACTGCAATAACATTatctaaatatataaaaatttaaattttaaatattttatcaatACAACTGCAAAGTCTATAACACAGAATACAATAATTTCAGTACCTCGCAATGTGGAAGCATCAGGGAGTTGCTGTGATCCAGTAGCCATCCCATCTATGTCAtctataaaattgaaaaaatgttATTAGACCAACCATATTCACAAACACCAAGCCGATTTAACAACATATAAACCATGCATACCACCAATTTCATCCAGAGTTTTTCCTTGAATGTCCTTCACACTTCCCTTCTCCATGGCCATGAGCAACTTGGAGATCTTAGCCAGCTGAATTGTTGATTGGGGCAGTCGATAGTATTCTCTATGGACCCTGATGTCATGGCCGAGGAAATCGGCCAGCTGGTCTAGTTCATTATCTTTCAAGTTCATGACTTGGCTTATCGTGGCAATCTGTTTGCGAAGGTTAGTTGATCTGAGGTTCTGAGGATGTTCAGCTCCGCAAGCATCTGCAAACTGACCAAACTGCCCTCTGTAGTGACCATCACTACAAGGAATGGCGAAAAGGTACATATTGTTTTCAGATACCCCGCACTCTTTCCTCTTACTAACGAGGAGTGACAGGTTATCGGTCATATCAGAAGTCAGGATCACAGCCACCTTTcgtccttttttccccttcagttCCACTCTGGCAAACTGTTGGCAAAGCCTTTTCTCAACTTCTGTAAGCCCAGAGCTGATGTCATCGTTTAGTTTGGACATGTCACGATCTTCAAAATTTTTGACAGTCATACGTGCTACTTCACCTTCCCTCCTCCTATTGAACAAAATCACTTGACAAAGGATCACCTTTGCTAGTGCTGCGTAAGTTCCTGCTGTTGGGTTATCACCTAGTTTCTCCCTAGCTGATTCCACTTGCTGACCAAGATATAACTGCAGCTTCTGAACATCTCTGGTCAGTGGAAGGCTGTCGACCTTGTTGTATTTTGCCT
Proteins encoded:
- the LOC134616400 gene encoding uncharacterized protein LOC134616400, translated to MTVKNFEDRDMSKLNDDISSGLTEVEKRLCQQFARVELKGKKGRKVAVILTSDMTDNLSLLVSKRKECGVSENNMYLFAIPCSDGHYRGQFGQFADACGAEHPQNLRSTNLRKQIATISQVMNLKDNELDQLADFLGHDIRVHREYYRLPQSTIQLAKISKLLMAMEKGSVKDIQGKTLDEIGDDIDGMATGSQQLPDASTLREKSINDNEEILTSVTSDLPHFSETAAQDDQGNDACVTSGSPPVPDSVTKGLRVSARRCVKRPWSEEEIGAVMKHMKPFIENGITVTNQQCLKCKEKEQPILETRSIQNIRDFVRNRGLAFKKNK